The sequence below is a genomic window from Serinus canaria isolate serCan28SL12 chromosome 4A, serCan2020, whole genome shotgun sequence.
TCAGCCAATTCTAATTAATgccaaagaaaacaagtttAGAATGAAGTAAGAACATCAAGGCATTCTGTGTGGGGAAGCTCATACGATATTAAAGCTCCTTCACCTCCCGAAACAAAGCGTGCCCTAAGAACTGCGAGCAAGGAAGGTGCTGAACATGCTCGCCTCCAACAGCAAACCTTCTGAGAGGTTTGCAATGAAACTACTAAggtgatttaaaagaaaatgggattttgttCATTAAGACAATATATCTCATCATTTTGCAAAAGGAAACGATGCTACTCTGCAAACCCGCCTCTTCCAGGCTctaggaaaagcaaagcagatgtTTTCCTTGCAGTGGAAGTGTGCTGTTACTCAGGTTAGTGATGACTTGGCTACTCATGGCAGCTCCCTTGGATTAAGTAAAGAAATTACTCTTCTGAAATACTGCTGTACAGTGATGGAAACAAGTTTCCAGAGATTAAGTTCTTCAGGAATGGACATTTTTAAACCATTATCTATTGACAAGTCCTCCTTGCAATGAAAACCCAACAGCACCAAGACAACCATCATTTCAGGGCAGGCTGAGCAAAGGTTCCAGGACAGGCTCCCCCAGCATTCACCTACCAGCTCCCACTGCTGACAAGAATTAAGCCCATGCCATCTCCACGCTGACCCCTGTTAAACCCTGTCTGTTCCCTGGCTCTTGGTGATCCCAACTTGAGCTGCCTGAAGTGAGGCTGCCTAATtgtttcctgcagcccctcaaaGTCACACCTCCCACCCCAGTGTTAATGCAGCAAAGGGGTTGCAAAGTAGATTCTGAAGCCATCCTGCTGCAAGCCACCCTCTTCTCCCAGTGACAGCAATCCCTTGGCCCGATCAGGTCCCTGACCTCAGCTTCTCAAGTGCTTGCTTTGGCAAACACACAAAGCAACTTCTCAGGCTGGCACCAACCTGCCAGCCACAGATAGCCAAGGGTTTGCTTCTCACTGGGGATTTTGGTGCTGTTGGTGTTTGCCCTCAGAGATGTCACAACTATGTTGCCACCCGGTCTAACTAACTTTGATCAGATTACCCAGAGCCATGACCTCCTCCAGCATCCACCTTATGGTACCTGTACTGGAGCCAGGCCTACCAGTGTGGGAAAGgggcttttccctgctcctcccagagACAGCCTCTGCCAATCACTTCTCCATGGTGCAAACACATCCCTCTGTAAGACCATGCTGCCTTGATCCCCCACAAAAGGGTTTCCATGAATTTTCTTGCTCTAAACATTTCCAAGTACTAAAACCACTTGGATTTCAAGGTGCTTACCCTTCCTCTCCGCCATGCCAACCCCAGCACATGAGCTACACACCAAGAGATGGACAGTGTCCCGCTGCACCCTGCCTAGGCAGGTGGGAGCTGACAAATACTGAAACACCAGCAGCCTACCCAGCACAAGGATTCCCTTTGCCTGCGCTGGGCAGGCGCATCATCCCCAACACAGGTGGGAGAGCACCAAGCAAAGACCCAACAGGCAGCAATGTGCTCCACTGCTGGCAACGGTAACTTAGACAATGGCACAAGTTCACCCAGGGAGAACGTCAGCTTTGCCTTTCCCCCTGCCTGAGTAGCAGCCACAGCATGAACTGACTCCAGGAATCCCAGTGTGGGTCACTTGGTGCAGCTCAACTGCTCCAGAGCCTTTATGGACACAGTAAATGCTGCACAGTCAGTGGTGCCTCCATCCATGCTGGCATTGAGTGGACCAGcggcagaggaaggaaaaggactTCCCAGCCCTAGGGTGCGGAACAGAGAAGGCTACCACATCCTTcggcagcaggagatggggagGATGCTCTGGTTGCCCTCCCACAGCACCATGTGGCTCCTGTGGCCCGGGGACACTGCGGAAGGCCGGGAGCAATACACTTTGACCCTGGAAACACACCCGCGGAGATACCTTTGAAACAttcattcccagagcagcaaaacctgTAAGGAAGGGGGTTTTTATCCCCTGGATGGCTACAAAATATAAAACGAGGTCAGCTGCGGGGAACTCTGGTGGGATTCAGTGCTCAGAGTGCAGCTGGCCACTTTGACAGGAGTGGGAGCGGCGGAATGAGGTGCAAtgtgccctgcagctcttcttGGGGGTCAGGTGGGCCAGAAGGGAACAGTCTGCAGAGACAGGCAGGTCTCCTTCCCTTGCCATAGTTTGTTCACTTTGGCAATTCTTTGTTGCCATTAGTAACGCAGGCAAGGAATTCTGTGTTTTGATATGGGATGGTCTAGTGTCCATCGGAGGCGCAGAGGGCCGGAGCAAGCACTCATGCCTCCAGCACCTCGGCTCTGAGCACCACTTTGGAAAAGCTGGTGGAGTAAACTGATGgcaaaaaattgaaaatgaaatcaaaaattaaatcaaaaaaCCTATGATGGCCCTATCACAGGACTCACAGTGGGCATGATATGCAATGAGGGAAaaatttaaacaagaaaactaaaaaaaaaaaaaagaactgactATCTTATGTTATATTATCACTCATGCAGAGGTCAGAAACTGTAGGAGAATGGACCAGGAATGACAAGAGTGGAACAAAATCCAGCAAGGACAGGCCAGGCCACCTCTGGGGCTGTCTGGGCAGAGCGGTGCCCAGCGAGGGCAGCCCCGAGCTGGGTTtggtccctgctgcctgcacagccgCCCGGCcgctgcagagctgagccaggcttTGCCTACACGCATTTGCTTAAGCTGATTTAAAGACACAGTAACACCACACGTAATTACAGATCCTCGGCACGATgaattggaaataaaaaagaaaaaagccatccttatttcagaaaaaaataaaagtttgctGCACACTGGGCAGTGCTGCGATAATTGGTCCCAGCTGCTGGACAACTGGTGTCACTAAACCCTGGCTTGTCTGCAACAACCAGGCTGCCCCCACCAAAGCCCACAAATTTTTAAGGACTGAAAAAGAGCTATTAAGGGATGATAATATTCAAAAACGTCTCTGACAAGGTGCACATCATCCAAAACCCCAAGAGCAGAGCGCAGCCCTCCCAGACCTGGGAGCCAGACTGGTGCTCCAGAGCCCGGAGGTCCCAAGGACAGCTCTGAGGGCCAAACCCAGCTGGAGCTTGGGCTCTGACACCTGGAATGTGCCTCCAGACCCAGGTGACAGCAATGCAGCCGGTGTCCTCGACTGGTGCCACAGAGCTTCCAGTCATGCTGGCACTGGGACCACCTAAACCCACAGGGTGGCCAGAGCAATGGAACCAGCACGGCAGAaagggaagtgaaggaaggCAAGAgaagacagggaagggaaggctgcTACAGACAGGGCCAAAAAGatgcagaggagctgagaagGGCACGGGATGCACCGGCCCTGCCCTAGCACTCATCCCCAGACTTCAGGGGATGAGGGTGCCCGAGAGTGGATGCTCTGTGACAGGAGAAACTCACTTCGTCTCTATTTAATCCTGATGGACCTTCTCCCGGCGCTGCTCGGAACCGGCCTCACCCAGGCTGGGATGAGGGGACCGATGTCGCTCGCCGAGGAGCCAGGACCCCTCCCGGTACCGGCACGCTACCGCGGGAGGGCTGATTTCCTCCCCGGTGAGGGCGGCAGGAAGCGCCGCCTCCCTCACTCGGTCCTGCCGCTGCCCGGCCATCACCGTGGGCACGGGCGGGGGaccggccgcccccgccgccccgccccgggcgTCGGGGGGGCGTCGGCACGGAGCGGCaccgccccggccccggccgcaGCCCGCCCCGGGTCCGGGTCCGCGGCGGTTCCCCGGCGAGCCCCCCGCCCAAGGCGCGGCACATCCCGCTCCCGAGCCCCGCGAGGCCACGGCACGGCCCacggccccgcgccgccgccggggccccgcggggcgggcggcCCCCCTGCCCAGGACACGGCAGCCTCGCGGCCGCTCCGGGGGCTTCGCCCCGCACCCCGCAGCCTTGCCGGGGGCTAGGCCCCGCCGTGCTGCCCCGCGCCcgctcccgcagcccccggcTCAACAGTTGCCCCCGGGGCCGCTCCGCGGCGGAGCGTCCCGCAGCCCCGTCAGGCGCGGCCGGGCCCCCGCGCTGCCGCACCGGGGCAGCCCCGAACATGGAGGtggcggcggccgcgctgcccccgGGGACGGCTCTTCCGCCACCGCCCGGCACCCGACCGGCCGGCACCCGCAGCCGAACCGGCCACGGGCACAGCGGCGGCCGGGGCGGGCTCGGGCCACGCCGCCAAACTCCACGAGCGCCCGGCGCCGCCGTCCCACCGCCGCCCCGGGAGCGCCGCGCtgcgcggccgccccgccccgccgcgggaCCCCCCGCACCGCCCCGGCAGCGGCAGGTGCCGCCGGTGCCGAACCTGGAGCAGCCGTGCCGGGCAGGGCAGCGGCTTCGCCGCGCCGTCGCGGGGCGGGgagcggagccgccgccgccgcccgctgCCCCCCGCCCGGCGCTGTCAGTgcccgccgcgcccccgccgcTGTCCCGCCGCAGGACGTCGCCGGTCCCCCCAGCCCGCACACCCCCACCCGCACCGCCCCACCACCGCCCCCGGGGGTGTCCCGGGACCGTTTCCATGGAGATTCCGTCCGGACGGCCGGAGGGGAGGTCAGGCCACCAGCTCCGCTCCGCTTGCCCCCGTGTGCCGTGGGTGCGGGGCGGCGCGGGCCCGGGGTACCCGGGCAGCGGGGGCCGGGGTCCAgcgcggggcggcgcggggcggtgGGTACGCACCTGCTTCCCgaggcgggcgggcggcggggggcggcgggccggggcgggcccctgccccaggcagcgGGTCGGACCCCGGGCGCTGCGAGCGGCGGTtcggcggcagcggcggcggcggaggagACACTGGCAGCGGCAGCCGGAGTGTGAGGGCGAGAGCGAGCCGCGGCCGCGCGGGCTGCCGGGAGCCGTAGTCCGTCCGCCGGGGCCGGGAGCCGCCGAGCCGCCCCGCGGACTGCGGGTCCCGGCGTGCCGCGCGCCCCGGCCCGCGCGGGGGGGCCGGTCCGGAGAGGGAACGGGCGGGCGCGGGGAGGGAACGAGGGAGGGAGcgcggggagggagggagggggctccgcgcccggcgcggccccgggAGGGGCGGGGGTCGGGAGGCCGCCGCGCCCGGGGTTCGGCACGGAGCGGAGCGGAGTGGCTCGGCAAGGGGGGCGCCCAATACACAGACGCcccgcacacacacacacacacgcccGCCCGACCCCGCGCCGGGGCACCGGCTCCCGCACCGGGGAGCGACGCTCGCTCCGCACCggggggaggagaaggatggaggaggaggcGGCAGCGGGGGCGGGCGTTCGCTCCACgcccgggcagcgccgggcgCCCGACAGCGGGCAGAGCCGGACGGGCAGCGCACGGCGAGCGCGGCGCACGCAGCCCCGTTACCCGCAGTCCCgatgtccccagccccagagtcCTCAGCCCCGGTTCCCGACGCCCCGCTGCCCCCCTCCCCGTTGCCCTCCGCCCGGtacctcccccccccccccccccggtgCCCACCGCCGGGCGCGGCCGTGGGAGGGTGGGTGTCCCCGGGCGCAGCGGGGTCGGCCGGTTGAGAGAACGCAGACCCCGCCTGTCCAGCCCAGGTGGGCGTGTGGCTCCCACCTTGGCGACGATGCCGCTGGGTGACCCCCCGGGCCCGCTCCCCCCTCCGGCTTGATACCCTGCGGGGCGCGCAGCTCTGCGGGGCGGGGGTCGAGGCGCCTCCCCCCGCGCCATGCGGGACATCGAGCGGCACGGCACGGTGCGGCGGCCGCAAGTTTGTCATCGGTCCCTGCCCGCGGCACTGGGGCCCGCAGGCCCGGAGGCCGCCGCACCCCTCGTGGTGCCCGGCCAGGCCCGCTCCCCACCGTCCCGCACCGCCCCGGCGCTGACAGCCTCGCCCTCGCCCGGCCCggggccgcgccgcccccgGCACCCACACGGGCCTCCGAGACCGGCGGCCTCGCAGCGCCCTGGCGCGGCCCCGCCGTGCGGGCACCggctgcccggcccggcccggcccttcCCGGCCACGCCGCCCCGGGCTGTGCCGGGCCCCGCGCAGCACCGCCCCGTGCCCGCTCCTCTCTCGCGGCCCCTCGCCctggccccgccgcccccctcCGCCCGGCCCCCGCGTACCGGCAGCTGGGGGGGGCCGTGGgggtccctgctcctgcacgACCCAGAGGGGGGGGCGGGACCCGCCCCCCCCGGCCCGCCGGGCGGGGGCTGCACGGGGACGGGCAGGACTGGCTGGtcccggggcggggggcgcgaTGCCGCCACGGTGTCCCCCCGTCCCCGTGCGGTGACGCCGCTCTCCGGCATGGAGCGTCCCCGGGGGCGGGCAGGGGCCAGGAGCTCCCCGGGGCCGGGCCCCGCAGGGCTCCGTGGTGGGCTCGGAACGGGGCGGTGCTGCGGTGACCGCGGCCGCGATCCTGCGTGGGTGCTGCgatggggagggggggggggtctgGAGGATGTCACCGTCCCGCGCCCGTGGCATGCTGCTCGGACCCCTGTGGGCTCCGTTGCTATCTTCATGGGGTCCGTACTGCCGTCAGCCCGGCAGGACCCGTTTGCTCCCCCGGTTTAGACCATTCGATGGCGAAGTCTCTTCTTAGTTCAGCGTTGCCATGGCTGGGGGCTCCCGGAGGTGGGCATGGACTCCAGTGTGTGGCCACCCCCAGATGGCACATCTGGGTAGGCAGCCACATCCTGGTGTCACCTGCCGGGAGAGtcctctgcagcctcagctccaaATCTTTCCAGTGCctaaggagaggaaaaaacatcttACACAGACATTGAGCTCTATTTTTTGCAGAAAAGGCcgcagcagcctggggcaggagaCAGCCTGTCTCCCTtttggggctgtgggggctTGGAGAGCAGTTTGAGGCAGGGGTCTGTGGGCATAAGAGTGCTGAGCTTGTGGAGCATGAGATTCAGGAATTGTAGACCGCACTGAGAGGGGTGGCAGGGTGAAACATGGGGCTGCCAGAACCGTGGGAAGGCAGAGAGCCAGGGCTTCCCCAAGGAAGGCCATGAGGGAGGAAGCTCTTCCTGCAGAGGGGAATTACTCCACTTCTCCATATTATATTGAACCTTTTCCCACTGTTGCCTCCAGCTAGACTGTTGGTAAAAGAGGTGCTCCAAGAGGCATTTCAGGCTGGGTGATGGTCAgaaagccaggctggcacagcctgagacAGGCTCATGACCCCAGGTTCATAAAGACCTGACTTATTTGCATCCTGGTGCAATTAAAAACCGACAGTTTGAGTAACAGCttcatcctgcagctgcctcaccCCATCCCTTCAGGAATCGCCCCCAGGGTTGCATGGTGCTGACTGGGAGAGCTCGGCATCCCACCATCGCATCCTCCGACATGCCACTACTCCTGCCCCATTTAATTAGAACCTTTAAAATCTTCAGGATGGGACAATTTGTACCAAAGGACTTTAAAAGGTGCTGGTGAAAAATTATGTGGCTCTCATGTtccagggaaatggaaaagtcTGGGAAATGAGGGGCATTCTCCATCAGAGAGGGGAGCTAATCAGGCACCAGTCATGGACTAACTTGAAGAAAAGCCAGTGGGAATGATCTGTTGCAGcgaaaatacaataaaaagcCCTCATCGGTAATTCCTCAAGGGAATCAAGCTGGGCCTCATgctgcagggggagctgggggctccTTTACCTCCCCTCCAAACTGGGGACACATCCCCCAGGATCCCCCAGctgtgggcagccccagctgctgcctcacctCAGCATTTCCTCCACACCACCTTCTTGGCAGCAGGACTTCTGCTGAGCTTCACAGGTCCGAGGGCACCTGTGAGCCCTCCGAGTGCTCGGGGCAGCCCCTGACCTGTGTGtgtcccctgcctgctctggtcCCCTGGGCCACCAGGGCCTGAGCGCTCAGCTCTGACCTGGCCTGCAGtactgttgctgctgcttttgtcacTATTGCTCCATCTTGTGtcctttttatatttatttctcctctctccactGTTTTTTGGGCAGAATCCACATCACTGCTCCCTCCCTGACCAGAAACCAGAATATGCTGGCTAACACAACTATCTGGGCATGGCACACTCTGCTcttgccaggctgctgtgggggtACCCTGACCCTTCTGGGAATCACGTTAGTGCCAGCCATGAttgagcagccaggctggcaggtgTCTCTAGATGAGCTGGGATCATGGAGCTCTCTGGCAGGGTGGTGGCAGTTGGTGGCAGCAAAGGTGGCTTATAGTTTCTGGCACCAGAAGAGGAATGAGGTGATGCCTCATGTGCTCCACGTCACCTCCATGTCCGGGGCTGGTTCTGCCCTGGACACCTCAGCTTTCACTGGGAAGGTGGAGCTGTGACTACGGAGCCAGGGGATGGGTGTCTCATTGGGAGGAGCAGCGTGTCCATTTCTATGGGGTCTGGAGATTTCTCACTGAGTTTCTTGGGGCTTTTCTGAAGAAGGAACCTTCATGCTGCTCCCTCCGAGGTGGGCAGAGCTCACCTGGGTTTGGCTGGTGCAGTGACAGTGTGGAGAGGTGTCATCTCTACCTGCAGCCCTCGTCCTCCCACATTCCATGGGCTGTCCCACTCCAACAACAAACACTGGTAGCATGGGTGGCAGTTCAGATAGAAGGTGACAGTGGCTGCTTTGTCCTTCCTGCTGGCAGTCGGGGACAGGGAATGGTGGGCAGGGAGGCCAAGTGCTGTGGGGCACATGacaggccaggctgctgcctgcttcctgctgtggagcccctcttcccccagctccccaggggaCACGGCACTCAggagggacatgggacagggtCCCACCTCCTGTGTGAGAAACTGGATCTGTTATGAGCTCAGAGGCTGACATTTTGAACCCAGCTGCTGGGGCCAAAacaaggctgctcctgcctcggGAAGGGAATTTCATGGATTGAGATTTTGGGTGGCTTCCTCTTGGACCATCCAAGGAAGTTTGGAATTCACCTTTTCCTCCTTATCCACTCCAGGCCTCCATGATGGCTGGAGAAGAGTGTGTTGCCCATGgtgagcagcacagacaggagTCAGCAGGCACACACTGTCtctgctgccctcctcctcctccacatccCAGGAgaagcactgggctgggagagcGCTGCTGACGGGTGAGAATGTGGGATCACCAGGATAAGGCAGGGAGGAACTATGTTGTGCCTGGGAGCCAAGGGAATAGCTGGCAGCCAGGACAAGGGCAAACTGATGGAGGGGAGGCAAATACAATGGGTGAGCAGAGGttggggtgccagggcagcctcAGAAATCAGGTgaggagccctgcagagctggcaggggtgAGAGGGGTGactgcacagagccctggctcCACTCCAGCCCTTTTCAATGCAGCACGAGGCTCTGGAGAGTAGCTGGCTGTGGGCAGAACAGagcctgcccctgctcccaggctgccaTTCCAAATTCCAGCTCCTTTAGTGTCtgttccccagccctgagcttcCCAGGTCCGGCCTCAGTAGCCACCGGGGGGCTCCTAATTATAACAGCAGACAAAGAGCCGGGCTctgactgcagtgctgcatccgacagcctgtgcctggggatgctggaagtgctgctggcagtccTGGCAGTGGCCAGGCTGTGTGGGGGCTTGAGGCCCCCCAGGAGTTGGAGGCTGGAATGGCTAGCAATGCCCGGCCTCAGGCATCATCCCcaggctcctggctgctgctgctctgccagctgagaAGCCCCCATGGAGACTACAGATGGCCTTGGCTTGGGCAGGACAAGGGTGGCCAAGAAAGGTCCAGTTGGGAGCAAAGGTGGAGCAGGAGCATGGAGGGGGCTGAGGCAAGGAGGGACATGGGGGCTGAACCAGCTCCACATCTCCCACAGTCATCGAGTGGGCAGGAGTGTGTCCCAGCATGTCCCAGTGTGTGCCCCAGGGGCATTCCCGTGCTTCGCccccattcctgcagcaggagcttggggtttgccagagctctgctgtgtgtaGAACAGAAGgtgccacctctgcagcagctgtgctcaaACGAAGCTGCTATTATACTGGCCAGGGCACACGTACacacagctgcctgccaggaggACATCTGCCTCTGCTCACCCTTCCACTTGGCCTCAGTCCTGCCCTTTGAGGGCCTTCACGTTTCCCCCAGGAAGTTTCTggtgtgctggctgtgctggaactCAATGAGGTGTCCCCCAGCTCTAGGATGCCGCTGGTTTGGGTCTGGGTACCTCATCCCCTGGTGCAGGAGTGCAGCACGGTGCCTGCTTCCCACCTGGTGCCACTGACATCCCACCCTAATGAGTCATTGGGGGAACTGCAGGGTGGCAGCTGGGACAAAGTCatcaggggacacagggatttCCCCCTTTCATCTCCAGGCAGCTGGGTACAGGCAGAGACCCACCATCTCTTGGAGACCCTGACAGAATGTGACAGCCCAAGTGAGTGGGTTCCTGCTCTGGAGGCTGGCGACAGCTCCCCCAGGATATTCACAGCTGCAGGTATTGGTGTTCCAGCGCTGTCACGGAACTGGTGTGAGGAGCGGTGGGTAACACCACAGGCACCCCCGAGCCACAGAGGGCCCCGGCCACCCACGTCCCCGGGAATGGCCCCGCTGCGGGGCGAGGGTCCCGACTACAGCATCTCGGCAGAATCTCCGGCTCAGGTTGTGCCGTGCTGGATACGGCATCTCCATGGAAACCCCCGGCTCGGGCGGTGCGGGCTTGGGAGATGCCATCTCCACGGAAACCGCTGCGGCGCCCGGATGCGGCCGGGATGTGCCGGGCACCGGGTACCGCGGCAGGAGGAATGGGATGTTAGCGCGCCCCTGGTGCGGGGCGATGGAGGCTGAGAGACTCGGGGAGCAGAGACCCTGTTCCCGGCACGGGACGTGTTGGGGAGAGCATTTCTGAGCCTGACGTTCCAGCCCCAGACTTGCCTCCCCTGTCCTGTTTGTCCCgcactgtgccaggctgagcctctCGCCTCCGCCCGGTCGAGGGGCGGTGCTCAGCCCCTCTCGTACCCTGAGGAGTGGAGCTCGGGCCCATTATGCGGGGGACCGTTTCCAGCCCATGGGGACTGGAGGTGTTCAGAGACACCGAAATTCCCTAATCCCAATGGGCAAAGGTacagggatccatcccagggatccaggggtgCTCCATGACGGCCTCAGTGCTCGCATTCACATCCTGAGCTTGGGAATCCAGAGGGACAagatttcagctgcagaaacagccCAGACGAAATATTTTACAGGTTATTTATAGcctgcatttaaaaaagataacaaaaaagaaacaacaacaacaacaaaaaaaaaaaaaaaaaaccaaaacaaaaaaaaaaccaaaccaaaccaaaaaaaaccaacattcccccccccccaaaacaaaacaaaacaaaacaaaacaaaaaaagcgACCAAAAGCCCTTTGTTTGTTGATTTTAAATCTGCCTTTTACTCCATCCCGCTCCCGCTGGCCTCCCGGGACGCCGGGTGCAGGAGCCCGGCTGCACCGGCAGCTCCCCGGCGCTGGAGCAGCCCTTGCTCTCGGGTGGGTCCCTGCCCCGGGGGACCTCGCGGTGGCCGTGCTCGTCCCCAGCCCCACGGCAGCGCCgccggccctgccccgctgTCCGCCGCCCGTGTGCCCGCCAGGCCGGGCGGCCCCGGGCCCGGATTAGCCCCCGCTCCCCGCTGGCACCGGGAGCACCTCGGCCGCCCTTGCGGCGGCTCCCCGCTCCGTAAGCCCGGCTTTGACGTAGCCCGGAAAGTAGGCCAGTAAGAGCAACCGCAGCCGCTCGCGGCTCTCGGGGGACGCGGCGCTCGGGCTGCGTGTTCGCACCGCGGCACCGGTTCTCCCGTGGCCCACGCGGTGGCCGGCGACAACAGGGCTTTGTCCGGGTTCTCCTCGACTCGCACCCTGTCTGGCAGCCTGCGACCGGCCCTGCTGTCACGGGGAGAACGACGATCAGGCTGGGAAAGTCCCCGCAGGGAGCCACCCCAGCCCGCAGCCGTGTCAGATTCCCCGGCCCGTTTCTGTCCCCTTGCAAAGGGCTCTCGCCCCATTCCCCGCCGACCTGGGATGCTGCAAGTGGGCATCCCTGGCATCCCCCTTTCCTGCGGCAGACCTGGAGTAGGTTATTAATTGAAAAACCCCAAGCTGCTTTGCCCAGTAAATCCATTTCTGCAAGTCGGAGGGCCAAGTGTTGCCTCGATGTGGGGGCTCCAAAGAAGCCTGTGCTGTAGCAGGAGCCTGGAGGGGCGGGGATGTCAGCACCAGTGGTCACTCCGCACCAGGGTCCCTCCTACGCAACGCAGCAGCTCATGCTAATGTTGTCCCCGTTTATTTTTGAAGCATCTCTGAATACTGGAAGTCCCAGTTCAAGCCAGTCCAGTCCAGTACTGCTCTCCCTTCACAGGATGAGGCAGCTCCAGATGTGCGGCTACAGCTATTCCCTCCCACGCTGAGCATCCCCCCCACTCAGGCTGCCAGACGCACCAGCTCTGTGTGAGGCAGGGTTCCATTCAGGGATCTGCACCTCGGCAGGTCTTGTTGCTGCTCCAGGTGATCCAGTTTGTGACAGCTGCAGACTTGGttgctccagctctgagctggtgTTACACCTGCCGGCCTCGGTCCTCTGCAGGATCTGCACCTGAGCACTGCCCTGGTGCCACCATCTTCCCGGCCCTGGAGGGAGCATCGCATCGGAGCTGGGGAGGTCCCAGTTCAGGCTAGGGCAGGGCCAGACCTCGTGGGGCAGTGCTCCTCTCTCCAGGGACACAGGCGACACCACGCACGGCAGCAGCATCCTTTGCCGTGGGGTGGGCCAAATTCGGGGGCTGAAGGCACGTGGGGGgttccccctccctgcagagaggCAAACAGCAGGACAGCACCCCGCAGGTCCTGCTGAGCCCGAACCAGCTCAGCTGTAACAGGGCCCCGGGAGCGTTCCCAGCCCGCGCACCCTGAGCGTcccggggctggagctgaggaggtgggctgggtgctgggatAGCCCATCGTGTCAAACACCGTccgggctggggaggaggaaggcagcGCCATTGGCCAGGGCAGGCGAGGGAGGGCCCCTGcaagagggacagggacagcggtCCCTCCGGGGGCTGGAGGCGGCTCTGGGGTACTGCCGGCAGGtggaagggctggcaggggacG
It includes:
- the LOC127059631 gene encoding translation initiation factor IF-2-like, which produces MTNLRPPHRAVPLDVPHGAGGGASTPAPQSCAPRRVSSRRGERARGVTQRHRRQGGSHTPTWAGQAGSAFSQPADPAAPGDTHPPTAAPGGGHRGGGGGRYRAEGNGEGGSGASGTGAEDSGAGDIGTAGNGAACAALAVRCPSGSARCRAPGAARAWSERPPPLPPPPPSFSSPRCGASVAPRCGSRCPGAGSGGRVCVCVRGVCVLGAPLAEPLRSAPCRTPGAAASRPPPLPGPRRARSPLPPSPRSLPRSLPAPARSLSGPAPPRGPGRAARRDPQSAGRLGGSRPRRTDYGSRQPARPRLALALTLRLPLPVSPPPPPLPPNRRSQRPGCVPTAPRRPALDPGPRCPGTPGPRRPAPTAHGGKRSGAGGLTSPPAVRTESPWKRSRDTPGGGGGAVRVGVCGLGGPATSCGGTAAGARRALTAPGGGQRAAAAAPLPAPRRRGEAAALPGTAAPGSAPAAPAAAGAVRGVPRRGGAAAQRGAPGAAVGRRRRALVEFGGVARARPGRRCARGRFGCGCRPVGCRAVAEEPSPGAARPPPPPCSGLPRCGSAGARPRLTGLRDAPPRSGPGGNC